Proteins encoded by one window of Maliibacterium massiliense:
- the polA gene encoding DNA polymerase I — protein sequence MDKKLVVIDGYSLLHRAFYALPPLTSQDGTPTGAVYGFLTMFYKIVSSAQPTHLAVAFDLKGPTFRHAQYEAYKAGRPPMPDDLRPQVPLLRQVLEAMGVAVCDSEGFEADDILGTWAARAAAQDVPAVLVTGDRDALQLASACTEVWLTKKGISELAVYTPEVLQAQYGRTPAGMIDLKGLMGDASDNIPGIPGVGEKTALKLLDQFGSLEDVLAHAGEAKGPKLRASLEMYADQARMSKALATIRTDVPLAQDWDDIGFTMPRGAALLALYDKLGFRSLKKWVAQDDGPPQNAEKTGALPTRERETVSDADALRARVAQLCQRERVAICLEQEQLTLCAPEGMETCVPLYNDLLGEGIDEESALRLLAPLAESDVPKVLYDAKGWIVRLRAHNIELKNASFDVMIAAYLLDATSSDYALTTLRGMYAPASGDTGAALLLALARAMRAQMVEEGLDELYESVELPLVQVLADMQQEGFRVDKAALEAIGAELGGKMDAYSAAITDLAGHSFNINSPKQLGVVLFEELGLPVVKKTRTGYSTDVDVLEQLQDKHPIIPNIIAYRQVSKLKNTYVDGLLPLIRPSDGKIHSTFNQVITATGRISSSEPNLQNIPVRSDLGRPLRKIFCAGGENRVLVDADYSQIELRVLAHFSQDEHLMDAFNHGEDIHRRTAAAMWNVSMDAVTDHMRTAAKAINFGIVYGISDFGLARNIGISRKEAASFIQRYLETYPGVKAYMDAVVARAKEEGYVATMFGRRRALPELASGNYNIRSFGQRVAMNMPIQGTAADIIKLAMVAVHRELAQRGFDAKLILQVHDELIVDAARSCADEVAACVRALMENAVHLDVPMVVDVGIGRTWFDAK from the coding sequence ATGGATAAAAAGCTGGTCGTCATCGACGGATACAGCCTGTTGCACCGCGCGTTTTACGCGTTGCCGCCCCTGACGAGCCAGGACGGCACGCCAACCGGCGCGGTGTACGGTTTTTTGACGATGTTTTATAAAATCGTATCCAGCGCCCAGCCCACGCACCTGGCGGTGGCGTTTGATTTAAAGGGGCCCACGTTCCGTCACGCGCAGTACGAGGCGTACAAGGCGGGGCGCCCGCCCATGCCCGATGATCTGCGCCCCCAGGTGCCGCTGCTGCGGCAGGTGCTGGAGGCCATGGGCGTGGCAGTGTGCGACAGCGAGGGCTTTGAGGCGGACGATATCCTGGGCACGTGGGCGGCGCGCGCCGCGGCGCAGGACGTGCCCGCCGTGCTGGTGACGGGGGATCGTGACGCGCTGCAGCTGGCCAGTGCCTGCACCGAGGTGTGGCTCACCAAAAAGGGTATCAGCGAGCTTGCCGTCTACACGCCGGAGGTGCTGCAGGCCCAGTACGGGCGCACGCCCGCGGGCATGATTGACTTAAAGGGGCTGATGGGCGACGCCTCAGACAATATCCCGGGCATCCCGGGGGTGGGGGAAAAGACCGCGCTGAAGCTGCTGGACCAGTTTGGTTCGCTGGAGGATGTGCTGGCCCACGCCGGGGAGGCAAAGGGGCCCAAGCTGCGCGCCTCGCTGGAGATGTACGCCGACCAGGCGCGCATGAGCAAGGCGCTGGCCACCATCCGCACGGACGTGCCGCTGGCGCAGGACTGGGACGACATCGGCTTTACCATGCCCCGCGGCGCCGCGCTGCTGGCCCTCTACGATAAACTGGGCTTCCGCTCGCTCAAAAAGTGGGTGGCGCAGGACGACGGCCCTCCCCAAAACGCGGAAAAAACAGGGGCGCTGCCCACCAGAGAGCGCGAAACCGTCTCCGATGCGGACGCCCTGCGCGCGCGCGTGGCGCAGCTGTGCCAAAGAGAGCGGGTGGCGATCTGCCTTGAACAGGAACAGCTCACCCTCTGCGCGCCCGAGGGCATGGAGACGTGCGTGCCGCTGTACAACGACCTGCTGGGCGAGGGGATCGACGAGGAGTCGGCGCTGCGCCTGCTCGCGCCGCTGGCTGAAAGCGATGTGCCCAAGGTGCTCTATGACGCCAAGGGCTGGATCGTGCGGCTGCGCGCGCACAACATTGAGCTGAAAAACGCGTCCTTTGACGTGATGATCGCGGCGTACCTGCTGGACGCCACCAGCAGCGATTACGCGCTGACCACCCTGCGCGGGATGTACGCGCCTGCAAGTGGCGATACCGGCGCGGCGCTGCTGCTTGCGCTTGCGCGCGCCATGCGCGCGCAGATGGTGGAGGAGGGGCTGGACGAGCTTTACGAAAGCGTGGAGCTGCCGTTGGTGCAGGTGCTTGCCGATATGCAGCAGGAGGGCTTCCGCGTGGATAAAGCGGCGCTGGAGGCCATCGGCGCGGAACTGGGCGGCAAGATGGACGCCTACAGCGCGGCCATCACGGACCTTGCGGGCCACTCCTTTAACATCAACTCGCCCAAACAACTGGGCGTGGTGCTCTTTGAGGAGCTGGGGCTGCCCGTCGTCAAAAAGACGCGCACCGGCTACTCCACGGATGTAGACGTGCTCGAGCAGCTGCAGGACAAGCATCCTATCATCCCCAATATCATTGCCTATCGGCAGGTGAGCAAGCTCAAAAACACCTATGTGGACGGCCTGCTGCCGCTGATCCGTCCCTCCGATGGCAAGATCCACTCCACCTTCAACCAGGTGATCACGGCCACGGGCCGCATCTCCTCGAGCGAGCCCAATCTGCAGAACATCCCGGTGCGCTCCGATTTGGGCCGCCCTTTGCGCAAAATCTTCTGCGCAGGCGGCGAGAACCGGGTGCTGGTGGACGCCGACTATTCCCAGATTGAGCTGCGGGTGCTGGCGCATTTCTCCCAGGACGAACACCTGATGGACGCATTCAACCACGGCGAGGACATCCACCGCCGCACCGCGGCCGCGATGTGGAACGTATCCATGGACGCGGTGACGGACCATATGCGCACCGCCGCCAAGGCGATCAACTTCGGCATCGTCTACGGCATCTCGGACTTTGGGCTGGCGCGCAACATCGGCATCTCCCGCAAAGAGGCGGCCTCGTTTATCCAGCGGTATCTGGAGACCTACCCGGGCGTTAAAGCCTACATGGACGCGGTAGTGGCGCGCGCCAAGGAGGAGGGCTACGTGGCCACGATGTTCGGCCGCAGGCGCGCCCTGCCCGAGCTTGCCAGCGGCAATTACAACATCCGTTCCTTCGGCCAGCGTGTGGCGATGAACATGCCCATCCAGGGCACGGCCGCGGACATCATCAAGCTTGCGATGGTGGCGGTGCACCGCGAGCTGGCTCAAAGGGGTTTTGACGCAAAGCTGATTTTGCAGGTGCACGATGAACTGATCGTGGATGCCGCGCGCAGCTGCGCGGATGAGGTGGCCGCCTGCGTGCGCGCGCTGATGGAAAACGCGGTGCATCTGGACGTGCCCATGGTGGTGGATGTGGGCATTGGAAGGACGTGGTTCGATGCCAAGTAG
- a CDS encoding coenzyme F420-0:L-glutamate ligase, whose product MLLYEANDTRVLARSAYGAHYNRYPIRTHFVTVGEDLQALVKRYVAPHYAPGDILLIGEKIVSLCQGRVLYKKDLAPGRLARVLAHMARPSAAGPGVHNPYKMQAAITLCGRARILLAVLLGALGKLVGVRGLFYCIAGREVSGLDGMYADYFAAYASMCIRICAQPQAVCDAIYEEQGISCMLADANDLSVRVLGASRDIAFSRAQLVQIVADNPLGNGAEQTPFVLVRRTD is encoded by the coding sequence ATGCTGTTATATGAAGCCAACGATACACGCGTGCTTGCGCGCAGTGCGTATGGCGCACACTACAACAGGTACCCGATCCGCACGCATTTCGTCACGGTGGGCGAGGATCTGCAGGCGCTGGTCAAACGATATGTTGCGCCCCATTACGCGCCTGGAGACATCCTTCTGATCGGGGAAAAGATCGTCTCGCTCTGCCAGGGGCGGGTTCTCTATAAGAAAGACCTTGCGCCCGGACGGCTCGCCCGCGTGCTTGCGCATATGGCGCGTCCCTCGGCGGCCGGCCCAGGGGTGCACAATCCCTATAAAATGCAGGCGGCCATTACGTTGTGCGGCAGGGCGCGCATCCTGCTGGCGGTGCTGCTGGGCGCGCTGGGCAAGCTGGTGGGCGTGCGCGGCCTCTTTTACTGCATTGCGGGTCGCGAAGTTAGCGGCCTGGACGGCATGTACGCAGACTACTTTGCCGCGTACGCCTCCATGTGCATCCGCATATGCGCCCAGCCGCAGGCGGTCTGCGATGCGATCTATGAGGAGCAGGGCATCTCCTGCATGCTGGCGGACGCCAACGATCTTTCGGTGCGCGTGCTGGGCGCATCGCGCGATATCGCCTTTTCACGCGCGCAGCTCGTCCAGATCGTGGCGGACAATCCGCTGGGCAACGGGGCGGAGCAGACGCCCTTTGTGCTGGTGCGCAGGACAGATTGA
- a CDS encoding zf-HC2 domain-containing protein has protein sequence MCEQAWEWMNLALDGALQDEQRALLEAHLAQCAACREKFALLQSMRQGLRAWEEMAPPEALLAHVMARLPRQKQARKRRAALWAGGAVAACLVLFVAGAMLQRFAHGMKNASSADMVTGNAAQGAAISQQAAASAETAMPAGAAQEDQSAPAMQKNAALLAHLEQAFGALQVEDSLHDDSTIKVLVPQQSIQAACAYLEEQGYAVSAQDAPEPEVLERTVKDVDKGKSEDGAPSGVEAWKLLHIVPAT, from the coding sequence GTGTGTGAGCAGGCATGGGAATGGATGAACCTGGCGCTGGATGGCGCGCTGCAGGATGAACAGCGCGCGCTTTTGGAGGCGCATCTTGCACAGTGCGCCGCCTGCAGAGAGAAATTTGCCCTGCTGCAGTCCATGCGCCAGGGATTGCGGGCGTGGGAGGAGATGGCGCCGCCTGAGGCGCTGCTTGCGCACGTCATGGCGCGTCTGCCCAGGCAGAAGCAGGCGCGCAAAAGGCGCGCCGCACTGTGGGCGGGCGGCGCGGTGGCGGCCTGTCTGGTGCTCTTTGTAGCTGGCGCCATGCTGCAGCGCTTTGCCCACGGCATGAAGAACGCGTCCTCCGCGGATATGGTGACGGGCAACGCAGCGCAGGGGGCTGCGATATCGCAGCAGGCAGCGGCCAGCGCGGAGACGGCGATGCCCGCGGGCGCCGCACAGGAGGACCAATCCGCGCCGGCCATGCAGAAGAATGCGGCCCTGTTGGCGCATCTCGAACAGGCATTTGGCGCGCTGCAGGTGGAGGACAGTCTTCATGATGACAGCACTATAAAGGTGCTGGTGCCGCAGCAGTCGATACAGGCGGCATGCGCGTATTTGGAGGAGCAGGGCTACGCCGTCAGCGCGCAGGACGCGCCTGAGCCTGAAGTGTTGGAGAGGACTGTGAAGGACGTGGACAAGGGAAAGTCGGAGGACGGCGCGCCATCCGGCGTGGAGGCGTGGAAGCTGCTGCACATCGTACCGGCAACATAA
- a CDS encoding sigma-70 family RNA polymerase sigma factor — protein sequence MAKESDQVRALVKRAARGDADAFEALMQQYQGRIYAVALGMMRNPHDAMDAAQEAMLKVYRTLPSYRAKAQFATWLHRVVVNTCLDMLRKQKVRAGVSMEQWRQAGGDVADDARIDDALEQWAQREALQRALSALPADARAILVLRDMQDLRYEQIAQVLDISVGTVKSRLFRARAALRQMYLEMEQTNAKARPRDDEGGDARV from the coding sequence ATGGCAAAGGAGAGCGACCAGGTGCGCGCGCTCGTCAAGCGTGCCGCGCGCGGCGATGCAGATGCGTTTGAGGCGCTGATGCAGCAATATCAGGGGCGCATCTACGCCGTGGCGCTGGGCATGATGCGCAACCCGCACGACGCGATGGATGCCGCGCAGGAGGCCATGCTCAAGGTGTACCGCACGCTACCTTCCTACAGGGCAAAGGCACAGTTTGCCACCTGGTTGCACCGGGTGGTTGTCAACACCTGCCTGGACATGCTGCGCAAGCAGAAGGTGCGCGCGGGCGTCTCCATGGAGCAGTGGCGCCAGGCGGGCGGCGATGTGGCGGACGATGCGCGCATAGACGACGCGCTGGAACAGTGGGCGCAGCGCGAGGCGTTGCAGCGCGCGCTTTCGGCCCTGCCTGCAGACGCCCGCGCGATCCTCGTGCTGCGGGATATGCAGGATCTGCGCTATGAACAGATCGCGCAGGTGCTGGATATCTCCGTGGGCACGGTCAAGTCCCGGCTGTTTCGCGCGCGCGCCGCGCTGCGGCAAATGTATCTGGAGATGGAACAAACGAATGCCAAGGCGCGTCCAAGGGATGATGAAGGGGGTGACGCACGTGTGTGA